A region of the Streptomyces sp. NBC_00442 genome:
CCGGCCGCGACTACACCGAGCACGAGGTCAACGAGGCGCTGCTCACCGTGCACGACGACTTTCCCGCGCTGCGGCGCTTCATGGTGACCGGCGGCCACCTCACCCGGACCCGGGACGGCTCCCGCTACCGGCGCGCCAGGTAGTCCACGAAGAGGGTGATCGCGGCGGCCG
Encoded here:
- a CDS encoding DUF2087 domain-containing protein produces the protein MENNAATASPAITALFSRGRLTAIPRRTARRDQLLAHLAGTLFASGRDYTEHEVNEALLTVHDDFPALRRFMVTGGHLTRTRDGSRYRRAR